One region of Bacillus pumilus genomic DNA includes:
- a CDS encoding ribonuclease: MKKISSVFTMFALIAAILFSGFIPQQAYAETPLTPTATNKTASIQLTSDVHTLAVINTFDGVADYLIRYKRLPDNYITKSQASALGWVASKGNLAEVAPGKSIGGDVFSNREGRLPSASGRTWREADINYVSGFRNADRLVYSSDWLIYKTTDHYATFTRIR, encoded by the coding sequence ATGAAAAAAATCAGTTCGGTTTTTACTATGTTTGCTCTGATCGCTGCTATTCTGTTTTCTGGTTTTATTCCGCAGCAAGCCTATGCCGAAACACCACTTACACCGACCGCCACAAATAAAACAGCTTCTATTCAACTGACATCAGATGTTCATACCCTTGCCGTCATTAATACGTTTGATGGTGTAGCCGATTATTTGATTCGCTACAAACGACTGCCTGATAACTACATCACAAAATCACAAGCAAGTGCTCTTGGATGGGTGGCATCGAAGGGAAATCTAGCAGAGGTTGCCCCAGGCAAAAGCATCGGTGGAGATGTTTTCTCTAACCGGGAGGGACGTCTCCCTTCAGCAAGCGGCCGCACATGGCGTGAAGCAGATATCAACTACGTCTCAGGCTTCCGCAATGCTGATCGCCTCGTGTATTCAAGTGACTGGCTCATTTACAAAACAACAGACCATTACGCTACATTCACACGTATTCGATAA